In the genome of Pseudomonas fluorescens, the window GCGATCCAGACCAGCAGTGCGCACAGCACCGCAATCACGCCGATCCGGTAAGAAGTGAAGGTGAAACGATCCGTCGCCATGAAACTGAGCAGCAGCGACACCGCGATCAGTGCGGCAACACCCGCCCATGGACGACGCAAGAATTTTGGCTCCCAGCGTAGGTACGACGGTTGCGTACTCCACATCGCCAACAGCACGCCAAGGGCCAGTGCGTCGGTGCGCACCACCATCAGGATCGGCGTGCGCAAGGTCAACAACTGCACCGCCACCATCGCCAGCAACGCCCACACCAGGTGTTTGCGAAACAGCACGATCATCAGCGGGAACAGCAGGTAGAACTGCTCTTCCAGCGACAGGCTCCAGTACACGAAACTGGTGCCGTACTCGTAGCGATAAAAACTGTCGGCAAAGCGGAAGTTGGCGTACTGGGCGACGCCGGCCAGGGTCGCCTGAAGGTTCGCGTGCAGGGTGCCGAACGCTCCGGAGCGGTTGAGAAAAAGGCATGCCAGCAGCATCAGCGCCAGCCATAACCAGGCCGACGGCAGCAATCGAAAGGCCCGTCGCAACCAGAAATTGCGCGTCTGTTGCCAATACTCCTGACGCGTGGTGCAGCGGCGCAGGGCCGGGATCAGGCTGCGGGCAATGACGAAACCCGAGATCGCGAAAAACAGATCCACGCCCCACCACGGCTGGCTGTACAGCGTGATGCTCTGCAGTAATGGAACAGCCGCCGCGAACAGGCTGTCCTGCAGGTGATGAAACAGCACGCCAAGCACCGCA includes:
- a CDS encoding acyltransferase, with the translated sequence MSNEKRIMDIELLRGIAVLGVLFHHLQDSLFAAAVPLLQSITLYSQPWWGVDLFFAISGFVIARSLIPALRRCTTRQEYWQQTRNFWLRRAFRLLPSAWLWLALMLLACLFLNRSGAFGTLHANLQATLAGVAQYANFRFADSFYRYEYGTSFVYWSLSLEEQFYLLFPLMIVLFRKHLVWALLAMVAVQLLTLRTPILMVVRTDALALGVLLAMWSTQPSYLRWEPKFLRRPWAGVAALIAVSLLLSFMATDRFTFTSYRIGVIAVLCALLVWIASYNRDYLLPRGVFKNLMTWVGSRSYGIYLIHIPAYLLVREFIFRLQAAGLPSPAGHPILMLLMSGGLIVLLSELNYRFIEMPMRNRGASLVKRLGTSRTAVPSSGATSC